Proteins from one Dysgonomonas sp. HDW5A genomic window:
- a CDS encoding NAD(P)-dependent alcohol dehydrogenase — protein sequence MKTSNVKAFGTIAADADLKEMSIERREVTAKDIEIEILYCGVCHSDLHTARNDWGGSVYPVVPGHEIVGRVTKVGNEVTKLKVGDLAGVGCLVDSCRECDSCDHDLEQYCLNGFTGTYNGHDKHLGGHTFGGYSQKVVVDEHFVLKIPTNLNLAAVAPLLCAGITTWSPLRHWKVGKGSKVAVVGLGGLGHMAIKLAKGLGADVTLFSRSEGKIKDGKELGADNVVISTDAEQMKSVLGKFDLIIDTVPYAHDVNPYVATLAISGTLVLVGYLGDLDPMLNTVPMIMGRRAVAASVIGGIAETQEMLDFCGEHNIVSEIEIINMQDINTAYERMLKSDVRYRFVIDMDSLKK from the coding sequence ATGAAAACAAGTAACGTTAAAGCATTTGGAACAATAGCAGCTGATGCTGATTTGAAAGAAATGAGTATCGAACGTCGTGAAGTAACGGCTAAAGATATTGAAATAGAAATTCTCTATTGTGGTGTTTGTCATTCAGATTTGCATACTGCACGTAACGACTGGGGAGGATCTGTCTACCCGGTAGTTCCCGGACACGAAATAGTTGGCAGGGTAACTAAAGTAGGTAATGAGGTAACCAAATTGAAGGTTGGAGATTTAGCCGGAGTTGGATGTCTTGTCGATTCATGTAGAGAATGTGATAGTTGTGATCATGATTTGGAACAATATTGTTTAAATGGATTTACCGGTACTTATAATGGACATGACAAGCATTTGGGAGGGCATACTTTTGGCGGTTACTCTCAAAAAGTGGTAGTAGACGAACATTTTGTATTGAAAATTCCAACCAACTTGAATCTGGCAGCTGTTGCTCCTTTGTTATGTGCAGGTATTACTACCTGGTCACCCCTCAGACATTGGAAAGTAGGCAAAGGAAGTAAAGTTGCGGTTGTAGGGCTTGGCGGACTTGGACATATGGCAATTAAACTGGCTAAGGGATTAGGAGCAGATGTTACTTTATTTTCGAGATCGGAAGGGAAAATTAAAGATGGAAAAGAGCTTGGAGCTGATAATGTTGTAATCTCTACCGATGCAGAACAAATGAAATCTGTATTGGGTAAGTTCGATCTGATAATCGATACAGTACCTTACGCCCATGATGTGAATCCTTATGTAGCAACATTGGCAATAAGCGGTACACTTGTGTTGGTTGGATATCTGGGAGATTTAGACCCAATGCTAAATACTGTTCCTATGATTATGGGACGAAGAGCGGTAGCTGCTTCAGTTATCGGAGGTATTGCCGAAACTCAGGAAATGCTCGATTTTTGCGGAGAGCATAATATTGTTTCCGAAATAGAAATTATCAACATGCAAGACATCAATACTGCTTACGAAAGAATGTTGAAGAGCGATGTGCGATACCGTTTTGTTATTGACATGGATTCTTTGAAAAAGTGA
- a CDS encoding efflux RND transporter periplasmic adaptor subunit gives MKKYNYIFSILVGFALIACGGDKKNGEETSMVEEDNSVVVVTQDQFKTMKMEISPLVEKDFDVVIKASGKIDVPPQNRAKVTSFVGGFVKSLYHMVGDKVSKGQPLLILESPEYLDIQQSYLEIFGQLSYLKSEYERQRTLFNEKIASQKKYMEAESDYKKAKATYESLRQKLRILNISPEQVEQGKLSSSVTVYAPITGDITIINANMGMAVSPSDVIMEIVDTKFLHLELSVFEKNVFDLKNGQKVKFIIPQISSDEFEATVSLIGKSVEGNDRIVTVYATLDESTKQKLLTGMFVEAQIVASSKKVLSVPVDALTSEESNQFLLVLESEKDGNYTFRKTLVKTGDRNGEWIEVILDNNIKADAQILVKGVYDVI, from the coding sequence ATGAAAAAGTATAATTATATATTCTCAATTTTAGTAGGATTTGCCTTGATAGCATGCGGTGGAGACAAAAAAAACGGAGAAGAGACATCTATGGTTGAAGAAGATAACTCTGTTGTTGTGGTTACACAGGATCAGTTCAAGACCATGAAAATGGAAATCTCACCATTAGTGGAAAAAGATTTCGATGTGGTGATCAAAGCTTCGGGTAAAATTGATGTTCCACCACAGAATAGAGCAAAAGTAACTTCTTTTGTCGGTGGTTTTGTAAAATCTTTATATCATATGGTCGGAGATAAAGTCTCTAAGGGACAACCCTTGCTAATATTAGAGAGCCCCGAATATTTGGATATCCAACAATCTTATCTTGAAATTTTCGGACAATTATCCTATCTTAAATCCGAGTATGAAAGACAAAGAACCCTTTTCAATGAGAAAATAGCTTCTCAAAAGAAATATATGGAAGCCGAAAGCGATTATAAAAAGGCTAAAGCTACCTATGAAAGTCTACGTCAAAAATTACGTATACTAAATATTAGTCCCGAACAGGTAGAACAAGGAAAGTTATCGTCGTCAGTTACTGTTTATGCTCCAATTACAGGAGATATTACGATAATAAATGCCAATATGGGGATGGCTGTATCTCCCAGCGATGTAATAATGGAAATAGTTGATACTAAATTTTTGCATTTGGAATTATCCGTTTTTGAGAAAAATGTATTCGATCTTAAAAATGGTCAAAAGGTAAAATTCATAATACCACAAATTTCGTCAGATGAATTTGAGGCAACGGTATCACTTATCGGCAAATCGGTTGAAGGTAATGACCGCATTGTTACAGTCTATGCGACCTTGGATGAATCGACCAAACAAAAATTGCTGACGGGTATGTTTGTTGAAGCCCAGATTGTTGCAAGCTCTAAAAAGGTATTGAGTGTACCTGTAGATGCCTTGACAAGCGAAGAAAGCAACCAATTTTTGCTTGTTCTGGAATCTGAAAAAGATGGCAACTATACTTTCCGTAAGACTCTTGTTAAGACCGGTGATCGGAATGGAGAATGGATTGAAGTCATTCTTGATAATAATATTAAAGCCGACGCTCAGATATTGGTAAAAGGAGTGTATGATGTGATTTGA
- a CDS encoding efflux RND transporter permease subunit: protein MLEKIIRFSLNRKLIVLLFTFVIFFYGIYSVFNIPIGAVPDITNNQVQVITTSTKLSTEDIEQFITYPIEMEMANLPGVKEIRSVSKFGLSVVTIVFDEDMGTYLPRQLIAEKIKTASEIIPDGFGAPEMGPISTGLGEIYQYILDVKPEYKDRYSVADLRTIQDWIVKRQLSGIPGVVEINTWGGYLKQYEVAINPSQLKAMDITTGEIITALEKNNSVAGGAYIEKVNQSYFIRGEGKINSIYDIENIVVKNKNGVPVLIKDISTVRFGNANRFGAITGNGEGEKVLGQIMMLKGADSKKVIDAVKKRVEEIQPSLPEGVYINAFLERSELVAKTTFTVAENLILGCLIVIFVVVLLLGNMRSGLVVASVIPLCLLFAISLMRIFGIDANLMSLGAIDFGIIIDGAVIIVEFISFQITSKASVLSHLSVLERRREINEITASSASKMMNSAIFGQLIILIVFIPILSLSGVEGKMFRPMALTFSFALIGAMILCLTYVPVISSLILKPQEQRRNSISARIISLLVKLYLPVITLALKHTRKTLAAAVGLLIIALLVFSRMGGEFIPQLDEGDFVIQPVLKTGTSLTKTIETTTLIEKTILDKFPEVDQIVSRIGAAEVPTDPMSMEESDIIVKLKPKSEWVSASSKDELADLIKKELEIIPNMDIEFTQPIEMRFNELISGSRSDVAVKIFGEDLAVLAEKAEQIKHAIAHVEGASDIIVEKIDGLPQMAVSYDRKRIAQYGLNISDVNDIVAMSFAGQTVGTVFEGERRFDLVVRMSEDLRNDIEDLKNLYVPLPTGGQVPLRELAEVDYTEGPAKISRDDTKRRVVIGINVRSRDMESVVKDISQIIDTKINLPSGYYVTYGGQFENLQNAKNRLMIAVPVALCLIFILLYFAFGSLRETMLVFTAIPLSAVGGILFLWMRGMPFSISAGVGFIALFGIAVLNGIVLIEHLKELSHKGMNSIDELILKGTIDRLRPVTLTAAAAALGFLPMAISSSAGAEVQRPLATVVIGGLFTATMLTMIVLPVLFKMFDKNLRNNEK, encoded by the coding sequence ATGTTAGAAAAGATTATACGCTTCAGTCTGAATCGCAAACTTATAGTTCTGCTATTTACGTTTGTCATATTTTTTTATGGCATATATTCAGTATTCAACATACCCATAGGTGCTGTTCCCGATATAACAAACAATCAGGTGCAGGTTATAACTACGTCTACAAAATTATCGACCGAAGATATCGAGCAGTTTATCACCTATCCGATAGAAATGGAAATGGCGAACCTGCCCGGAGTAAAAGAAATCCGTTCAGTATCAAAATTCGGGTTATCGGTAGTTACCATTGTGTTCGATGAAGATATGGGAACCTATTTGCCTCGTCAGTTGATTGCCGAAAAAATAAAGACAGCCTCAGAGATTATTCCTGATGGTTTTGGTGCTCCCGAAATGGGACCTATTTCAACGGGATTGGGCGAGATTTATCAATATATACTGGACGTAAAACCCGAATACAAAGACCGCTACTCAGTAGCCGACCTCCGCACTATTCAGGATTGGATAGTAAAACGACAATTGTCGGGTATTCCCGGAGTTGTAGAGATAAATACATGGGGAGGCTATCTGAAGCAATACGAAGTAGCCATTAATCCATCGCAACTAAAAGCTATGGATATAACGACCGGTGAAATTATAACCGCATTAGAAAAAAATAACAGCGTAGCAGGTGGAGCATATATCGAAAAGGTCAACCAAAGCTATTTTATACGTGGAGAAGGGAAAATAAACTCCATATATGATATTGAGAATATAGTTGTTAAAAATAAAAACGGAGTCCCTGTACTGATTAAAGATATATCAACCGTTCGTTTTGGTAATGCTAATCGTTTTGGAGCTATTACAGGAAACGGAGAGGGCGAAAAAGTTCTGGGGCAAATAATGATGCTCAAGGGAGCCGATTCGAAGAAAGTAATTGATGCCGTAAAAAAGCGAGTGGAGGAAATCCAGCCTTCGTTACCCGAAGGAGTCTATATTAATGCCTTTCTTGAGCGTAGTGAGCTGGTTGCGAAAACAACTTTTACGGTAGCCGAAAATCTTATCTTAGGATGTCTGATCGTAATATTTGTAGTTGTGTTACTGCTTGGAAATATGCGTTCGGGTTTAGTTGTAGCCTCGGTTATACCACTGTGTTTGCTATTTGCTATTTCTCTGATGCGGATATTTGGAATAGATGCCAACCTGATGAGCTTAGGAGCAATCGACTTTGGTATTATTATAGACGGTGCAGTAATTATTGTCGAATTTATTTCGTTTCAGATAACCTCCAAAGCTAGTGTACTTTCTCACTTATCTGTTCTGGAAAGACGAAGGGAAATAAACGAGATAACGGCAAGTAGTGCATCCAAGATGATGAACTCTGCTATTTTCGGGCAACTTATCATTCTTATTGTTTTTATACCTATCCTCTCACTTTCTGGAGTCGAAGGCAAAATGTTTCGCCCGATGGCATTAACTTTTAGTTTCGCCTTAATTGGAGCTATGATCCTCTGTTTGACTTATGTTCCCGTCATATCGTCGTTGATACTTAAACCTCAGGAACAACGACGCAATTCTATTAGTGCCCGAATTATCAGTTTGCTTGTTAAACTATACTTACCTGTAATAACATTAGCACTTAAGCATACACGCAAAACATTGGCAGCTGCTGTTGGTTTGTTGATTATTGCATTATTGGTGTTTTCGAGAATGGGAGGAGAATTTATACCCCAATTAGATGAAGGTGATTTTGTAATTCAACCAGTCCTTAAAACAGGGACTTCGCTAACTAAAACAATCGAAACAACTACTCTGATCGAGAAAACAATTCTGGATAAGTTTCCCGAAGTGGATCAAATTGTGAGCCGTATTGGTGCGGCTGAAGTTCCCACCGATCCGATGTCGATGGAAGAAAGTGATATTATCGTGAAACTAAAACCCAAAAGCGAATGGGTTTCGGCAAGCTCCAAAGATGAATTAGCAGACTTGATCAAAAAAGAGCTGGAGATAATACCCAATATGGATATCGAATTTACTCAGCCTATTGAAATGCGATTCAACGAATTGATCTCCGGTTCACGTTCGGATGTTGCTGTGAAAATATTTGGAGAAGATTTAGCTGTATTAGCAGAAAAAGCAGAGCAGATAAAACATGCTATTGCACATGTTGAAGGGGCATCAGATATTATTGTGGAAAAAATAGACGGACTTCCTCAAATGGCTGTCTCTTATGACCGCAAGCGAATAGCACAATACGGATTAAATATCTCGGATGTAAATGATATAGTTGCCATGTCTTTTGCCGGACAAACTGTTGGTACGGTATTCGAAGGAGAGCGCCGTTTCGATTTAGTTGTGAGGATGTCGGAAGACTTGCGTAATGATATCGAAGACTTGAAAAACCTCTATGTTCCCCTTCCTACCGGCGGACAAGTACCTTTGCGCGAATTGGCTGAAGTAGATTATACTGAAGGTCCTGCAAAAATATCACGCGATGACACCAAGCGTCGTGTTGTGATCGGGATAAATGTTCGAAGTAGAGATATGGAAAGTGTAGTGAAAGATATTTCACAAATAATTGATACAAAGATTAACCTACCTTCGGGTTATTACGTTACCTATGGTGGTCAGTTCGAGAATTTGCAGAATGCTAAAAATCGTTTGATGATAGCTGTACCGGTAGCCTTGTGCCTTATTTTTATTCTACTGTATTTTGCGTTTGGTTCGCTCAGAGAAACCATGCTTGTTTTCACAGCCATTCCTTTATCAGCCGTAGGAGGTATTTTATTTCTATGGATGCGGGGTATGCCTTTCAGTATTTCGGCAGGAGTGGGTTTTATTGCGTTGTTTGGTATAGCTGTTTTAAATGGAATTGTACTGATAGAGCATTTGAAAGAGTTGAGCCATAAGGGTATGAATAGTATTGACGAATTGATATTGAAAGGGACTATTGATCGTCTGCGTCCTGTAACACTAACAGCGGCGGCAGCAGCCTTAGGATTTCTTCCTATGGCGATATCTTCTTCCGCTGGAGCTGAGGTACAACGACCGTTGGCTACCGTTGTGATCGGGGGGCTTTTTACAGCTACCATGCTGACCATGATTGTATTACCCGTTCTGTTTAAAATGTTTGATAAAAATCTGAGAAATAATGAGAAATAG
- a CDS encoding HAMP domain-containing sensor histidine kinase: MIESMYNFSFKNRIAFNYIITTALLIGVVFMIIYVVVKISVSNHLDQDLQREVDRHSKEIEVKDGVIALRKHTEWMEREHNTVGVDPVFIEFLDAEGKLIDKSPNLKDSELLYIPDYVDNIVTEGKLADKKIRQEQVPIYDDDEIAGYLLVAVSIEGSTVVLESLRHVLLISYPFILLILFFVARIIAGRSIKPINDIIETSNAITRDNLISRIPLPHNKDELYILSDTINNLLDRVEQTIEREKSFTSYASHEFRTPLAVLKGTLEVLIRKPRGQEEYEEKINYCIKEVDRLNHLVDELLILTRYENQKQSLKLEDTAIENLVSICLKRFSSQIQNKGIQVHTNITPENIRIKTDSYLFSTIINNILSNAIKYSEQGGIIRIDVTNENNTVIFVIKDNGMGIAQKDMDKIFDKFYRSYENDHPQIKGFGLGLAIVKRFSELLQIKIEIASQEAKGTVITLAIPQS, encoded by the coding sequence ATGATTGAAAGTATGTATAATTTTTCATTTAAAAATAGAATAGCATTTAATTACATCATAACTACAGCCTTATTGATTGGAGTTGTATTTATGATCATTTATGTTGTCGTGAAAATTAGTGTATCCAATCATCTTGATCAGGATTTACAGCGTGAAGTTGATCGCCATTCGAAAGAAATAGAAGTGAAAGATGGAGTTATTGCCTTGCGAAAGCATACGGAATGGATGGAACGTGAGCATAATACAGTAGGAGTAGACCCCGTATTTATTGAATTTCTGGATGCCGAAGGTAAGCTCATCGATAAGTCTCCAAACCTGAAAGATAGTGAACTCTTATACATTCCTGACTATGTTGATAATATAGTGACAGAGGGTAAACTTGCCGACAAAAAAATAAGACAGGAACAAGTTCCTATATACGATGATGATGAAATTGCAGGTTATCTGTTGGTGGCTGTATCGATAGAAGGATCGACAGTCGTTCTGGAAAGTTTGAGGCATGTACTATTAATCTCTTACCCTTTTATCCTTTTGATATTGTTCTTTGTCGCTCGAATTATTGCCGGAAGGAGCATCAAACCCATCAATGATATTATTGAGACATCGAATGCCATAACCCGCGACAATCTTATTTCACGCATACCCCTGCCTCATAATAAAGACGAGCTATATATTCTTTCTGATACCATCAATAATCTGTTGGACAGAGTGGAGCAGACTATCGAGCGTGAAAAATCATTTACTTCGTATGCATCACACGAGTTTCGTACACCTCTGGCAGTACTCAAAGGTACGCTGGAAGTGCTGATCAGAAAGCCGCGAGGACAGGAAGAATATGAAGAGAAAATCAATTATTGCATCAAAGAAGTAGATAGGCTGAATCATTTAGTTGATGAATTACTTATACTTACCCGGTATGAGAATCAGAAACAGTCTTTAAAACTAGAAGATACGGCAATCGAGAATTTAGTTTCTATTTGTTTAAAACGTTTTTCGAGTCAGATTCAGAATAAAGGTATTCAAGTACATACAAATATCACACCCGAAAATATCAGAATAAAGACAGATAGTTATTTATTCTCTACAATTATCAATAATATACTTTCCAACGCCATAAAATATTCTGAACAGGGGGGAATAATAAGGATTGATGTTACCAACGAAAATAATACTGTAATTTTTGTTATTAAAGACAATGGTATGGGCATTGCTCAGAAAGATATGGATAAAATATTTGATAAATTCTATCGTTCATACGAAAACGACCACCCTCAAATAAAAGGTTTCGGATTGGGACTTGCCATCGTTAAACGTTTCAGTGAATTACTTCAAATTAAAATTGAAATAGCCAGCCAAGAGGCCAAAGGTACTGTAATAACATTAGCGATACCTCAATCTTAA
- a CDS encoding TolC family protein codes for MRNRHIRILALTSLILLGTSVYSQNVNTELSHLIEQAFNNNKGLKSYQLQVESAKAYMGTAYDFNKTSVYYGYDENNIARNDKALRVFGIEQTFLFPTVYGAQHTVYKSQWEQKKALYEIEKNKLRLDISQLYEDIVYLRNKEKLYMHLDTLYAEFSRAGNRRFELGESNYLEKITATAKSKQIHTTLVQLISRKRASYEQLKALVQSDEIPQINKDDLELLYLDDASIGRGLQTEYMERVSRTYQSQMKLQNHNWLPDINIELFTGTNRGLGYYQNGFQIGVSIPLFFSGNIAKKKTAKLDLLSWEDERSNKEIKMERFYMQKQAELDQHKEMIRYYNENGKNLSQEILKTAEMSYKNGEIDFFQYIQSMENVITIELDYLESVLSYNKSYLELYYFNFND; via the coding sequence ATGAGAAATAGACATATTAGAATACTCGCTTTAACAAGCCTTATTCTGTTAGGTACTTCTGTATACAGCCAGAATGTGAATACCGAACTCAGCCATTTGATAGAGCAGGCTTTCAATAATAATAAAGGTCTGAAATCGTATCAACTACAAGTAGAGTCGGCCAAAGCTTATATGGGCACTGCTTATGATTTTAATAAGACTTCGGTGTACTACGGTTATGATGAAAATAATATTGCTCGTAATGATAAAGCTCTGCGTGTTTTTGGTATCGAACAAACTTTTTTGTTTCCGACCGTATATGGAGCACAACACACTGTTTATAAATCTCAATGGGAGCAAAAGAAAGCTCTATACGAAATAGAAAAAAATAAACTGAGACTTGATATATCACAGCTATACGAAGACATTGTCTATTTGCGGAATAAAGAAAAACTTTATATGCATCTAGATACTTTATATGCTGAGTTTTCGAGGGCGGGTAATCGCCGATTCGAATTAGGTGAATCTAACTATCTTGAAAAAATAACGGCAACGGCAAAGTCAAAGCAGATACATACTACTTTAGTTCAGTTGATAAGCCGGAAAAGGGCAAGCTATGAGCAATTAAAGGCATTGGTTCAAAGTGATGAAATTCCGCAGATAAACAAAGATGATCTTGAACTGCTCTATTTAGATGATGCGAGTATAGGTCGAGGCCTCCAAACGGAATATATGGAAAGGGTTAGCCGGACATATCAATCGCAAATGAAACTACAAAATCATAATTGGCTCCCCGATATTAATATAGAGCTTTTTACGGGAACCAATAGAGGTTTAGGATACTATCAGAATGGTTTCCAGATAGGCGTATCTATTCCCTTGTTTTTTTCGGGGAATATTGCGAAAAAGAAAACGGCAAAACTCGACCTGCTAAGTTGGGAAGATGAACGCAGCAATAAAGAAATAAAAATGGAGCGTTTCTATATGCAAAAGCAAGCAGAATTGGATCAGCATAAGGAAATGATAAGGTATTATAACGAGAACGGAAAAAATCTATCTCAGGAGATTCTTAAAACTGCCGAGATGAGTTATAAAAACGGCGAAATAGACTTCTTCCAGTATATTCAAAGTATGGAGAATGTAATTACTATAGAGCTCGATTATCTCGAAAGTGTTTTGTCATATAACAAATCTTATTTAGAACTGTATTACTTTAATTTTAATGATTAG
- a CDS encoding response regulator transcription factor, protein MHILIIEDESGIYNFLKQGLEEEGYSTAIAVDGEKGLEYFNNNHVDLILLDWMLPRMGGIEVCEAIRRENTEIPILFLTAKDTVEETIKGLKSGANDYIKKPFSFEELLERVKVHFRKRKEDGLLTLGSISLNKSTYQVTSCTEEVALTQREFELLEYLIKNKGIVCSRDQIIEHVWNINFEYDTGVIDVFINAIRKKLNMDKDNGYIKTIRGVGYIAND, encoded by the coding sequence ATGCATATTCTTATAATCGAAGACGAATCCGGTATTTATAATTTTCTTAAACAAGGTCTTGAAGAAGAGGGATATAGTACAGCCATCGCTGTTGATGGCGAAAAGGGATTGGAATACTTTAATAATAATCACGTCGATCTGATACTTCTCGACTGGATGCTGCCTCGTATGGGCGGAATCGAAGTCTGTGAAGCTATTCGTCGAGAAAATACAGAGATTCCCATTCTATTTTTAACTGCTAAAGATACCGTAGAAGAAACTATCAAAGGATTAAAATCCGGAGCAAACGATTATATAAAGAAGCCTTTTAGCTTTGAAGAACTATTGGAAAGAGTTAAAGTTCATTTTCGTAAAAGAAAAGAAGACGGTCTATTGACTTTAGGTTCTATTTCACTTAATAAATCGACCTATCAGGTTACGAGTTGCACCGAAGAGGTTGCTCTTACTCAGCGTGAATTTGAATTGCTAGAGTACCTTATAAAGAATAAAGGAATAGTCTGCTCCCGCGATCAGATAATAGAGCATGTGTGGAATATAAATTTTGAATATGACACGGGTGTTATTGATGTTTTTATCAATGCAATTCGCAAGAAGTTGAATATGGATAAAGACAATGGATATATAAAAACGATACGGGGAGTTGGTTATATAGCAAATGATTGA
- a CDS encoding AraC family transcriptional regulator: protein MEPERSESLTFSYSDIFFSYYFDKERYCRPMVFDHTLVYVYSGEFILQEKSKRTVVRKGECVFLKKDNRVNMTKQPLFDKEEPFRAIFMKFKRSFLRDFYQTLDKSKIPTEVIKKNVSVVKLSQSPDVTSLFQSMVPYFDSAIKPADEMMNLKVQEGIITLLHMDKVFYQYLFDFTEPWKIDILDFMNNNYMYELSIEEIANFTGRSLATFKRDFKKISSTSPQKWLIEKRLSVAYDKINDENKKVSDVYLEVGFKNLSHFSKAYKEAFGHAPSKLV from the coding sequence ATGGAACCCGAACGCAGTGAATCTCTAACATTCAGTTACTCTGATATATTTTTCAGTTATTACTTCGACAAAGAAAGATATTGTCGTCCTATGGTTTTCGACCATACACTTGTATATGTTTACTCGGGCGAATTTATATTACAGGAAAAGAGCAAACGGACGGTAGTACGTAAAGGTGAATGTGTTTTCCTGAAAAAAGACAATCGGGTGAACATGACAAAACAGCCTCTGTTTGACAAAGAAGAGCCTTTCAGAGCTATATTTATGAAGTTTAAACGTAGTTTTTTGAGAGACTTTTATCAAACGCTTGACAAAAGTAAAATTCCTACAGAAGTAATCAAAAAGAATGTAAGTGTTGTAAAGCTTAGCCAAAGTCCTGATGTAACCAGCTTGTTTCAATCGATGGTTCCTTATTTCGATTCAGCAATTAAGCCTGCTGATGAAATGATGAATCTGAAAGTCCAAGAAGGAATTATAACCCTTTTACATATGGATAAAGTATTTTATCAATACTTGTTCGATTTTACAGAACCTTGGAAGATTGATATTCTCGATTTTATGAACAACAACTATATGTATGAATTGTCGATAGAAGAAATAGCCAACTTTACAGGACGAAGCCTTGCAACTTTTAAACGTGATTTTAAAAAGATTAGCTCTACTTCTCCTCAAAAATGGTTGATTGAGAAAAGACTAAGTGTAGCATACGATAAAATTAACGATGAAAATAAAAAAGTTTCGGATGTTTACCTCGAAGTTGGATTCAAAAATCTATCTCATTTTTCTAAGGCATATAAAGAAGCATTTGGGCATGCTCCTTCAAAATTGGTTTGA
- a CDS encoding SDR family oxidoreductase: MKILLTGATGYIAQRLLPVLVDAGHTIVCCVRDVKRFHIEDHWQKQVTKVEVDFLKPELLINIPSDIDVVYYLIHSMSTSSGNFSEMEQQSAQNFVKGIEVTDAKQIIYLSGIVNDDHLSKHLQSRKNVETILSDCSVPLTTLKAGIIVGSGSASFEIMRDLVEKLPIMIAPRWLKTRCQPIAIRNVIQYLSGVLLNEQTYHQSFDIGGPDVLTFKQMLLQFAEVRKLKRHILVVPLMTPNLSSYWLYFVTSTNFSLAKNLVKSMSVEVICQPNKLGELIPIKLIPYNEAIELAFDRIDQNQVLSSWTDALTSETLREGISAYISVPQKGCFHDKRIVKLDNPDLALDNIFAIGGKRGWYYANWLWAIRGLLDKMVGGTGIRRGRKNDTDISPGEALDFWRILVADKDKKRLLLYAEMKLPGEAWLEFKINAHNELVQTATFRPLGLLGRLYWYSVLPFHAFIFKGMAKNIATKKY; encoded by the coding sequence ATGAAAATATTATTGACCGGTGCAACCGGATATATTGCTCAACGTCTTTTGCCTGTTCTTGTCGATGCTGGTCATACAATTGTATGTTGTGTACGAGATGTGAAAAGGTTTCATATTGAGGATCACTGGCAAAAACAGGTAACAAAGGTTGAAGTTGACTTTCTGAAACCGGAGTTATTAATTAATATACCCTCGGATATTGATGTGGTTTATTACCTGATACATTCCATGTCCACCTCATCAGGCAATTTTAGTGAAATGGAACAGCAATCGGCACAAAATTTTGTCAAAGGTATTGAGGTCACTGATGCCAAACAGATAATTTATTTAAGTGGGATTGTTAATGATGACCATTTGTCAAAACATTTGCAGTCACGTAAAAATGTTGAAACGATCCTTTCCGATTGCAGTGTGCCCTTAACGACTTTGAAAGCAGGTATAATTGTAGGATCAGGAAGTGCCTCTTTCGAAATAATGCGCGATCTGGTAGAGAAACTACCGATAATGATTGCACCTCGATGGCTTAAAACAAGGTGTCAGCCAATAGCTATCCGCAATGTGATTCAATATTTGTCGGGAGTATTGCTTAATGAGCAAACGTATCATCAAAGTTTTGATATAGGAGGACCTGACGTGTTAACTTTTAAGCAAATGTTATTGCAATTTGCCGAAGTTCGAAAATTGAAGCGTCATATCTTGGTAGTACCTTTAATGACCCCTAACCTTTCCTCCTATTGGTTATATTTTGTAACCTCGACCAATTTTTCACTAGCTAAAAATCTGGTTAAAAGCATGAGTGTTGAAGTTATTTGCCAACCGAATAAACTCGGTGAGCTAATCCCTATAAAACTTATACCGTATAATGAAGCCATAGAATTAGCTTTTGATAGGATAGATCAAAACCAGGTATTGTCAAGCTGGACAGATGCCTTGACCAGCGAAACCCTTAGAGAAGGTATATCTGCATATATTTCGGTTCCTCAAAAGGGATGTTTCCATGATAAACGAATTGTAAAACTCGATAATCCCGATCTTGCTTTGGATAATATATTTGCTATTGGAGGTAAACGGGGTTGGTATTATGCCAATTGGTTATGGGCTATTCGGGGTTTATTAGATAAAATGGTCGGTGGTACAGGTATTAGGCGGGGAAGAAAGAATGATACGGACATATCTCCGGGTGAGGCTCTTGATTTCTGGCGGATATTGGTTGCTGACAAAGATAAAAAACGCTTGCTGCTATATGCCGAAATGAAGCTACCGGGCGAAGCTTGGTTAGAATTTAAGATCAATGCTCATAATGAATTGGTACAAACAGCTACCTTTCGCCCTTTGGGATTGCTTGGGCGTCTCTATTGGTATTCGGTTCTCCCTTTTCATGCTTTTATTTTTAAAGGTATGGCTAAGAATATTGCGACAAAAAAATATTGA